In one Pseudodesulfovibrio tunisiensis genomic region, the following are encoded:
- a CDS encoding F0F1 ATP synthase subunit epsilon, giving the protein MAKTLNLEIVTPDRKVLSEEVEYVGAPGVLGEFGILPNHVPFLSALGIGNLHYKQDGKAHFVFVAGGFAEVNHNKVTVLAEVAEMATEIDIDRATKARERAESRAQQAKEKLDHARNQAALQRAIARISCQTRGREAGTCS; this is encoded by the coding sequence ATGGCTAAGACGCTGAACCTTGAGATTGTCACTCCAGACCGGAAGGTACTTTCCGAGGAAGTGGAGTATGTCGGCGCCCCCGGCGTACTCGGTGAGTTCGGCATTCTGCCGAATCACGTTCCTTTCCTTTCCGCTCTTGGTATTGGCAACCTCCATTACAAACAAGACGGCAAGGCGCACTTTGTCTTCGTCGCCGGTGGGTTTGCGGAAGTGAACCACAACAAGGTCACTGTGCTGGCCGAAGTTGCCGAAATGGCCACCGAGATCGACATTGACCGTGCGACCAAGGCCAGAGAGCGCGCCGAATCCAGGGCCCAACAGGCCAAGGAAAAGCTCGACCACGCGAGAAATCAGGCTGCCCTGCAGCGGGCCATTGCCCGCATCAGCTGCCAGACCCGTGGCCGTGAAGCCGGCACCTGCTCCTAG
- the atpF gene encoding F0F1 ATP synthase subunit B: MKRVYVILAALATVALFATMAAASDGHGELFTAAKVKDYALRMINLLIFLGILWKFAGSKIKEFFVGRRDQIKQDLDDLQNRQAEAEKKLKEVESGIANMEQEKQAILSEAKAQGEAMKEAIIAKAEKDAAALAEQAKRTAANEATAAIDAIRAEMADMVIEAAERIVQEKLSDKDHDKLVDDYLTKVVLN, encoded by the coding sequence TTGAAACGGGTGTATGTGATTTTAGCGGCCCTCGCCACAGTGGCTCTTTTCGCCACCATGGCCGCCGCCAGTGACGGGCACGGAGAACTCTTCACCGCCGCCAAGGTGAAGGATTACGCATTGCGTATGATCAACCTGCTCATCTTCCTGGGTATTCTCTGGAAGTTTGCGGGTTCGAAGATCAAGGAGTTCTTTGTCGGTCGTCGCGACCAGATCAAACAGGACCTGGACGATCTCCAGAACCGTCAGGCCGAAGCCGAGAAGAAGCTCAAGGAAGTGGAATCCGGCATCGCCAACATGGAACAGGAGAAGCAGGCGATTCTGAGTGAAGCCAAGGCACAGGGTGAGGCCATGAAAGAGGCCATCATCGCCAAGGCGGAAAAGGACGCCGCAGCTCTGGCCGAACAGGCCAAGCGCACTGCTGCCAACGAGGCCACTGCCGCCATTGACGCCATCCGTGCGGAAATGGCCGACATGGTGATCGAGGCCGCGGAAAGAATCGTGCAGGAGAAGTTGAGCGACAAGGACCACGACAAGCTCGTGGATGACTATTTAACAAAGGTGGTGCTCAATTGA
- a CDS encoding bactofilin family protein, producing the protein MARDEINAFLGAGTNYQGKLHFQGAVRIDGNFQGEVVSDGTLVVGQEAVVEGQVRVGQLVLSGSLRGEVEAKERVVLHKTANLQGDIRTPILVVEEGAILEGQLSMGSPESAPAKVSEEDSTSL; encoded by the coding sequence ATGGCGAGAGACGAAATCAACGCGTTTTTGGGTGCGGGAACCAACTACCAGGGAAAATTGCACTTTCAGGGCGCAGTGCGCATTGATGGCAATTTCCAGGGCGAAGTTGTCTCGGACGGAACGCTTGTCGTCGGCCAGGAAGCTGTTGTCGAGGGACAGGTCAGGGTCGGCCAGCTGGTCCTCTCCGGGAGCCTGCGCGGCGAGGTGGAGGCAAAGGAGCGGGTCGTGCTCCACAAAACGGCCAATTTGCAGGGGGATATCAGGACACCGATCCTGGTAGTGGAGGAGGGAGCGATCCTTGAAGGGCAGCTCAGCATGGGCAGCCCGGAATCCGCTCCAGCCAAGGTTTCCGAAGAGGATTCCACGAGTCTGTAA
- a CDS encoding substrate-binding periplasmic protein: MIRHAIPLLLSLFAVLAAACLPAHAEERREVRLVAGEWPPYSMEYMPGNGAAAEIVRAALEAEDLRGEFAFLPWPRCRLALDAGDAEASFPWARIPTMEPAFLFSDPILQSRCVFFYRRDRLKDFDFTGLKDLKGYIVSGNLGYFYETDFRKADLRMDWGYGDEHAFRKLERGWVDLAPQSEAVGWFLIRKLFPGREYEFAATHTPLTVTTLHVIAPRSSPGAEPLIQTVNRGLAAIRANGTFARILERYGIEEQ; encoded by the coding sequence ATGATCCGACACGCGATTCCGCTTCTTCTGAGCCTTTTCGCGGTCCTTGCGGCTGCCTGTCTCCCGGCCCATGCCGAGGAGCGACGGGAAGTCCGGCTCGTGGCCGGGGAATGGCCGCCCTATTCCATGGAATACATGCCGGGCAACGGCGCGGCTGCGGAAATCGTGCGCGCGGCTCTGGAAGCGGAAGACCTGCGGGGCGAATTCGCGTTTCTGCCATGGCCGCGCTGCCGCCTCGCCCTTGACGCAGGCGATGCCGAGGCCAGTTTTCCGTGGGCCAGAATCCCGACCATGGAACCGGCCTTCCTGTTTTCCGATCCGATCCTGCAATCCAGATGCGTGTTCTTCTATCGCCGAGACCGACTCAAGGACTTCGATTTCACCGGGCTGAAGGACCTCAAGGGCTACATCGTGTCCGGCAATCTCGGCTATTTCTATGAAACGGATTTCCGAAAGGCGGACCTGCGCATGGACTGGGGCTACGGCGATGAACACGCCTTTCGCAAGCTGGAACGCGGCTGGGTCGATCTTGCGCCCCAGAGCGAGGCCGTGGGCTGGTTCCTGATCCGCAAGCTGTTTCCGGGCCGGGAATACGAATTCGCAGCCACGCACACGCCACTGACCGTGACCACCCTGCACGTGATTGCGCCCAGATCGTCACCGGGAGCAGAGCCACTGATTCAGACCGTGAATCGCGGTCTTGCCGCAATCCGCGCCAATGGCACATTCGCCCGCATCCTCGAACGCTACGGCATCGAGGAACAATAG
- the atpA gene encoding F0F1 ATP synthase subunit alpha produces the protein MQIKAEEISKIIQDQIQNYESRVEMSETGTVLYVGDGIARVHGCENAMAMELLEFPGGLKGMVLNLEEDNVGVALLGDDTGIKEGDPVKRTGMIYSVPVGDGVMGRVVNPLGEPIDGLGPIESNEIRPVELKAPGIIARKSVHEPCYTGLKAIDAMTPVGRGQRELVIGDRQVGKTAVGIDAILAQKNTDVHCFYVAIGQKKASVALVADVLRKYGAMEYTTIVSATASDPAPLQFIAAYTGATMAEFYRDNGKHALIVYDDLSKQATAYRQMSLLLRRPPGREAFPGDVFYLHSRLLERACKVNDSLGAGSLTALPVIETQAGDVSAYIPTNVISITDGQIYLEPNLFNAGVRPAINVGLSVSRVGGSAQIKAMKQVAGTLRLDLAQYRELAAFAQFGSDLDKGTQQKLNRGARMVELLKQPQYQPLSVQEQVSILYAGTRGLLDDVEVESVQKFEAEFLEFMRSAKADVLSEIAEKEKIDDVVEGKLKAAIEEFKKGFSA, from the coding sequence ATGCAGATTAAAGCGGAAGAAATCAGCAAAATCATTCAGGACCAGATTCAGAATTATGAATCTCGCGTCGAGATGAGCGAAACCGGCACCGTGCTCTATGTCGGTGACGGTATTGCCCGCGTTCACGGCTGCGAAAACGCCATGGCCATGGAGCTGCTGGAATTCCCCGGCGGTCTCAAGGGCATGGTGCTGAACCTGGAAGAGGACAACGTTGGTGTCGCCCTGCTCGGCGATGACACCGGCATCAAGGAAGGCGACCCGGTCAAGCGTACCGGCATGATCTACTCCGTGCCGGTCGGCGACGGTGTCATGGGCCGCGTCGTGAACCCCCTGGGCGAACCCATTGACGGTCTCGGACCCATCGAGTCCAACGAAATCCGCCCGGTTGAGCTCAAGGCTCCCGGCATCATCGCCCGCAAGTCGGTTCACGAGCCCTGCTACACCGGTCTCAAGGCCATTGACGCCATGACTCCGGTCGGCCGCGGCCAGCGCGAACTCGTCATCGGTGACCGTCAGGTCGGCAAGACCGCTGTCGGCATCGACGCCATCCTGGCTCAGAAGAACACCGACGTGCACTGCTTCTACGTGGCCATCGGCCAGAAGAAGGCGTCCGTCGCCCTGGTTGCCGACGTGCTTCGCAAGTACGGCGCCATGGAATACACCACCATTGTTTCCGCTACCGCTTCCGACCCCGCGCCGCTGCAGTTCATTGCTGCGTACACCGGTGCCACCATGGCGGAATTCTACCGTGACAACGGCAAGCACGCGCTGATCGTTTACGACGATCTTTCCAAGCAGGCCACGGCCTACCGCCAGATGTCCCTGCTGCTCCGCCGTCCCCCGGGACGTGAAGCTTTCCCCGGCGACGTCTTCTACCTGCACTCCAGACTGCTGGAACGTGCCTGCAAGGTGAACGACAGCCTGGGCGCCGGTTCCCTGACCGCCCTGCCCGTCATCGAGACTCAGGCAGGCGACGTGTCCGCGTACATCCCGACCAACGTCATCTCCATTACCGATGGTCAGATCTACCTGGAGCCCAACCTGTTCAACGCTGGTGTCCGTCCGGCCATCAACGTCGGTCTCTCGGTTTCCCGAGTCGGCGGCTCCGCGCAGATCAAGGCCATGAAGCAGGTTGCCGGTACTCTTCGTCTCGACCTCGCCCAGTACCGCGAGCTGGCCGCCTTTGCGCAGTTCGGTTCCGATCTGGACAAGGGCACCCAGCAGAAGCTGAATCGTGGCGCCCGCATGGTCGAGCTGCTCAAGCAGCCCCAGTACCAGCCCCTCTCCGTTCAGGAGCAGGTTTCCATCCTGTACGCCGGAACCCGCGGCCTTCTGGATGACGTGGAAGTGGAGTCCGTGCAGAAGTTCGAAGCCGAGTTCCTCGAGTTCATGCGCAGCGCCAAGGCTGACGTGCTGAGCGAAATCGCCGAGAAGGAAAAGATCGACGATGTCGTGGAAGGCAAGCTCAAGGCTGCCATTGAGGAGTTCAAGAAGGGCTTTTCCGCCTAA
- the atpH gene encoding ATP synthase F1 subunit delta: MTGNVVSRRYAKALFAIGTAKGEADLKAYGDQLMELAGALEQSPEALGFFRDPTFNTEEKKSVLTRIIEKMSMDQMVRNFCDLLAEKGRLEQIPAIASDYKDMLDVAQGIVTGELVTVKELSEERKTELKGRLEEKAGKKLELAFAVDKDILGGVVLKIGDKVLDASLRAQLQNLKENIKRGE, encoded by the coding sequence TTGACCGGTAACGTAGTATCGCGCCGCTACGCCAAAGCCCTGTTCGCCATAGGCACCGCCAAGGGCGAGGCTGACCTCAAGGCGTACGGCGACCAGCTCATGGAACTGGCCGGGGCCCTAGAACAGTCTCCCGAGGCTTTGGGCTTTTTCCGCGACCCCACCTTCAACACGGAAGAGAAGAAATCCGTGTTGACTCGCATTATCGAAAAGATGTCGATGGATCAGATGGTCCGGAACTTCTGCGACCTGCTGGCCGAAAAGGGCCGTCTGGAGCAGATTCCCGCCATCGCCTCCGACTACAAGGATATGCTTGATGTCGCACAGGGCATCGTCACGGGCGAGCTCGTGACCGTCAAGGAGCTGAGCGAGGAGCGCAAGACCGAGCTCAAGGGGCGTCTGGAAGAGAAGGCAGGCAAGAAACTGGAACTGGCCTTTGCCGTGGACAAGGACATCCTCGGCGGCGTTGTTCTCAAGATCGGGGACAAGGTTCTGGACGCCAGCCTGAGGGCTCAACTGCAGAATTTGAAGGAAAATATTAAAAGGGGTGAGTAG
- the atpD gene encoding F0F1 ATP synthase subunit beta produces MANVGKIVQVIGAVVDVEFPEGKLPNILTALEIQNPNNDAAPKLICEVAQHLGNNIVRTIAMDATDGLVRGMGATDLESPITAPVGSGSLGRIMNVVGEPVDEMGDIDAVKRLPIHRAAPGFTEQNTKVELLETGIKVVDLLIPFPKGGKMGLFGGAGVGKTVILMEMINNIAKQHGGISVFAGVGERTREGNDLYHEMKEAGVLEKAALVYGQMNEPPGARARVALTALTCAEYFRDEEGQDVLLFIDNIFRFTQAGSEVSALLGRMPSAVGYQPTLGTDLGGLQERITSTNKGSITSVQAVYVPADDLTDPAPATTFSHLDGTLVLSRQIAELGIYPAVDPLDSTSRILDPNVLGADHYATAREVQSVLQKYKDLQDIIAILGMDELSDEDKLTVGRARRIQRFLSQPFHVAEVFTGVPGVYVKTEDTVKAFRDILDGKYDDLPEQAFYMCGGIEEAIEKAKN; encoded by the coding sequence ATGGCAAATGTAGGTAAAATCGTTCAGGTTATCGGCGCCGTTGTCGACGTCGAATTTCCTGAGGGCAAACTGCCCAACATTCTCACCGCGTTGGAAATTCAGAATCCCAACAATGACGCTGCGCCGAAGCTGATCTGCGAAGTGGCCCAGCATCTGGGTAACAATATCGTGCGCACCATCGCCATGGACGCGACCGACGGCCTTGTCCGCGGCATGGGCGCCACCGACCTCGAGTCCCCCATCACCGCGCCTGTCGGTTCCGGTTCTCTTGGCCGCATCATGAACGTCGTTGGCGAGCCTGTTGACGAGATGGGCGACATCGACGCCGTGAAGCGCCTGCCCATTCACCGCGCGGCTCCGGGCTTCACCGAGCAGAACACCAAGGTTGAGCTGCTCGAAACCGGCATCAAGGTCGTTGACCTGCTCATCCCGTTCCCCAAGGGCGGCAAGATGGGCCTGTTCGGCGGCGCAGGTGTTGGCAAGACCGTTATTCTCATGGAAATGATCAACAACATCGCCAAGCAGCACGGCGGCATCTCCGTGTTCGCTGGTGTTGGCGAGCGTACCCGTGAGGGCAACGACCTGTACCACGAAATGAAGGAAGCCGGCGTTCTGGAGAAAGCCGCATTGGTGTACGGCCAGATGAACGAGCCTCCGGGAGCCCGTGCCCGTGTTGCTCTGACCGCTCTGACCTGCGCGGAATACTTCCGTGACGAAGAAGGCCAGGACGTGCTGCTCTTCATCGACAACATCTTCCGCTTCACCCAGGCCGGTTCCGAGGTGTCCGCACTTCTGGGTCGCATGCCTTCCGCGGTTGGTTACCAGCCGACTCTGGGCACTGACCTTGGTGGCCTGCAGGAGCGCATTACCTCCACCAACAAGGGTTCCATCACCTCGGTTCAGGCCGTTTACGTGCCCGCCGATGACTTGACCGACCCCGCGCCGGCCACCACGTTCTCGCATCTGGACGGTACTCTGGTTCTGTCCCGTCAGATCGCCGAGCTCGGCATCTACCCTGCGGTGGACCCGCTGGACTCCACGTCCCGCATCCTCGACCCCAACGTTCTGGGCGCCGACCACTACGCCACCGCGCGTGAAGTGCAGTCCGTGCTCCAGAAGTACAAGGACCTCCAGGACATCATCGCCATTCTCGGCATGGACGAACTGTCCGACGAGGATAAGCTGACCGTTGGCCGCGCCCGCCGCATCCAGCGTTTTCTGTCCCAGCCGTTCCACGTCGCCGAAGTCTTCACCGGCGTTCCCGGCGTGTACGTCAAGACCGAAGATACTGTTAAGGCGTTCCGCGACATCCTTGACGGCAAATACGATGATCTGCCCGAGCAGGCCTTCTACATGTGCGGCGGTATTGAGGAAGCCATCGAAAAGGCCAAGAATTAA
- a CDS encoding ATP synthase F0 subunit B: MVIPDKTIFIQGANFLITVFVLNVLLIKPIREIIKKRKGLMADQMDKIEDFNAKAGTKLEDYEAQIAEARKQGTEIRNQIKDQASAEEQKMMSVAGAEAADTIKAARAEIESQVKAAKDLLSKDVEKYAAQATDKVLGQA; this comes from the coding sequence ATGGTTATACCTGACAAAACCATTTTCATCCAAGGGGCGAACTTCCTCATCACGGTCTTCGTGCTGAATGTTCTGCTCATCAAACCCATTCGCGAGATAATCAAGAAGCGGAAAGGGCTGATGGCCGATCAGATGGACAAGATCGAGGACTTCAACGCCAAAGCCGGGACCAAGCTTGAGGATTACGAGGCGCAGATCGCCGAGGCTCGCAAGCAGGGGACCGAGATCCGCAACCAGATCAAGGACCAGGCTTCCGCTGAAGAGCAGAAGATGATGTCCGTTGCTGGTGCCGAGGCTGCCGACACCATCAAGGCCGCCCGGGCCGAGATCGAGTCCCAGGTCAAGGCCGCCAAGGACCTGCTGTCCAAGGACGTGGAAAAATACGCTGCTCAAGCCACGGACAAGGTCCTGGGTCAGGCGTAG
- a CDS encoding F0F1 ATP synthase subunit gamma translates to MASLRDVQNQITGVKKTKQITKAMNMVASAKLRNAQSRIERFRPYADKFYEMLGDLAAGADESVHPLLERREEVKTTGIVVTTSDRGLCGAFNSNIITMAMKLAAEKTAEGKTVKVYCIGKKVADAFRKTDYEVVRQERDAMTHFDFSLAASVGNEVIAAYLAGELDEVSVIYGEFHGMAKQIPVTLDVLPITSHEAEAGEESEGASGDYIYEPSVEGLLAELLPRFIKVQVYRGLLDTSASEHAARMAAMDNATKACDDLTESLTLLFNKTRQAAITGDLMDIVGGAEALNG, encoded by the coding sequence ATGGCTTCGTTACGAGACGTCCAGAATCAGATCACTGGCGTCAAAAAAACCAAGCAGATCACCAAGGCCATGAATATGGTGGCCTCGGCGAAGCTCAGAAACGCGCAGAGCCGCATCGAGCGGTTCCGTCCGTATGCTGACAAGTTCTACGAGATGCTTGGGGATTTGGCGGCCGGTGCTGACGAATCGGTGCACCCGCTGCTGGAAAGGCGCGAAGAGGTCAAGACCACGGGCATTGTGGTCACGACTTCGGATCGCGGCCTTTGCGGCGCGTTCAATTCGAACATCATCACCATGGCCATGAAACTGGCTGCCGAAAAGACCGCCGAGGGCAAGACCGTCAAGGTCTACTGCATCGGCAAGAAGGTCGCAGATGCGTTCCGCAAGACCGACTATGAAGTCGTTCGTCAGGAGCGCGACGCCATGACCCACTTCGATTTTTCCCTCGCCGCGAGCGTGGGCAACGAAGTGATCGCCGCCTATCTGGCTGGCGAGCTTGATGAGGTCAGCGTCATTTACGGCGAGTTCCACGGCATGGCAAAACAGATCCCGGTCACGCTCGATGTCCTGCCCATCACCTCGCACGAGGCTGAAGCGGGCGAGGAATCCGAAGGCGCTTCCGGCGACTACATATACGAACCTTCCGTCGAAGGCCTGCTGGCCGAGCTTCTGCCTCGGTTCATCAAGGTTCAGGTGTATCGCGGCCTGCTCGACACTTCCGCTTCCGAGCATGCTGCGCGCATGGCCGCCATGGACAACGCCACCAAGGCGTGTGACGACCTGACCGAATCCCTGACCTTGCTGTTCAACAAGACCAGGCAGGCTGCCATTACTGGCGATCTTATGGACATTGTCGGCGGCGCTGAAGCGCTGAACGGATAA
- a CDS encoding PLP-dependent aminotransferase family protein, whose product MTLWRPDIERFPGPRYLAIADVIEEDVSAGRIGPGFRLPTHRCLAERLGVTVGTVTRGYAEAARRGLVRGETGRGTYIASRGPGLSGPTPIGMDRVLPISPPTPDIAGALGGIARSGNAGTLLRPPPPGGRMRDRETGSLWLERWGLPTPPETVVPCINRLHALTLLFSVLFRKGDRLAVTDTVSPLIRDMARRTGVRLVPIPCDENSMLPDALDAACAKHPIRAVHVMPGCQDPTTASMNAPRRAAIAEVADRQDLLVIEDDPYAHAGTNPLPVTALIPERAFFVADMTMPLSDGLAAAFASAPRHYVESLQRCLADTVGAPPVVHLELVRLWLEDGTADRIAEKRRSAAMLRSDAARKILEELDIRTTKHGYFLWIDLPEPWTPDDFCRETARRGISVSPAGRFTAGRTPAPCGVRAALSSPRTLQELERGLATLRDTLKRG is encoded by the coding sequence ATGACATTGTGGCGACCTGACATAGAAAGATTTCCCGGTCCGCGCTACCTCGCAATTGCCGACGTCATTGAAGAGGATGTAAGCGCGGGACGCATAGGCCCCGGGTTTCGGTTGCCCACGCACCGCTGTCTGGCGGAGCGCCTGGGGGTAACCGTGGGTACCGTGACCCGGGGCTATGCCGAAGCCGCAAGGCGCGGACTGGTACGAGGGGAAACCGGCCGGGGCACGTACATAGCCTCACGTGGCCCCGGTCTTTCCGGCCCCACTCCGATCGGCATGGACCGGGTCCTGCCGATATCCCCCCCCACCCCGGACATTGCCGGGGCGCTTGGCGGAATCGCCAGGTCGGGCAATGCCGGTACGCTGCTGCGCCCGCCCCCTCCGGGCGGGCGCATGCGCGACCGGGAAACCGGCTCCCTCTGGCTCGAACGCTGGGGCCTGCCCACGCCCCCGGAAACCGTTGTCCCGTGCATCAACCGCCTGCACGCCCTGACCCTGCTGTTCTCCGTACTGTTCCGAAAAGGCGACCGGCTGGCCGTGACCGACACGGTCTCGCCCCTGATCCGGGACATGGCCCGACGCACCGGCGTGCGTCTGGTCCCGATCCCGTGCGATGAAAATTCCATGCTCCCGGACGCGCTGGACGCGGCCTGCGCCAAACACCCGATCCGGGCCGTGCACGTCATGCCCGGATGTCAGGACCCGACCACGGCCAGCATGAACGCCCCCCGGCGCGCCGCCATTGCCGAAGTCGCTGACAGGCAGGACCTGCTGGTCATCGAGGACGATCCCTATGCCCACGCCGGGACCAATCCGCTGCCCGTGACCGCCCTGATCCCGGAGCGCGCCTTTTTCGTGGCAGACATGACCATGCCTCTTTCGGATGGACTGGCCGCAGCCTTTGCAAGCGCACCGCGTCATTATGTGGAATCCCTGCAACGCTGCCTTGCCGACACCGTGGGCGCGCCGCCCGTGGTGCATCTGGAGCTGGTCAGGCTCTGGCTGGAGGACGGCACTGCGGACCGCATCGCGGAAAAACGGCGTAGCGCGGCAATGCTGCGCAGCGATGCCGCGCGAAAAATTCTGGAAGAGCTGGACATTCGCACGACAAAACACGGATACTTCCTGTGGATTGATCTTCCCGAACCGTGGACCCCGGACGATTTCTGCCGCGAAACAGCCAGACGCGGCATATCCGTTTCTCCGGCGGGCAGATTCACGGCTGGACGGACGCCAGCCCCATGCGGTGTTCGCGCGGCCCTGAGTTCGCCACGCACGCTTCAGGAACTGGAACGCGGGCTCGCCACCCTGCGCGACACGCTCAAACGCGGCTGA
- a CDS encoding DUF2806 domain-containing protein: protein MTEELSPVKVDVKLDATESANTVTQGLRKGVAKLFNAMMGKRLANVEYFQKLTAAQAEKDCLAIASGQAEFRDQELIHTNSLPPIRNQVLQIEAEQEMRNLAENMREACVALADVPDEEISDKDIEPDFFARWRREAKVIGNEDLQRIWGKLLAEEVKRSSSISVRTLDVVKNLSRDEAELFCKLASYIVDGAFIVCPPRNSGVAYKNIYSEIAKMVECGIVVDSTGQAEYESNKNLLLTNKKVAVMHKYFVVNHDPNKKLVFIGAVLTRAGVDLYKIADFDPMLKSNFKDFYECINDNSTVKIHPVLQGGGA from the coding sequence ATGACTGAAGAACTTTCCCCTGTAAAAGTAGATGTTAAGCTCGACGCTACAGAATCAGCAAATACAGTTACCCAAGGTCTTCGCAAAGGGGTGGCCAAGCTGTTCAATGCGATGATGGGTAAACGGTTGGCTAATGTTGAGTACTTTCAAAAGCTCACAGCAGCGCAGGCTGAGAAAGATTGTTTAGCCATCGCTTCAGGGCAGGCTGAATTCCGTGACCAAGAATTGATTCACACCAACTCTCTTCCTCCGATTCGAAATCAAGTGCTGCAAATTGAAGCTGAACAAGAGATGCGGAATCTTGCAGAAAACATGCGCGAAGCCTGTGTTGCCCTCGCAGATGTGCCGGATGAGGAAATCTCCGATAAAGACATTGAGCCGGATTTCTTCGCTCGTTGGCGTAGAGAGGCGAAAGTAATCGGAAATGAAGATCTGCAAAGGATTTGGGGAAAATTACTGGCGGAGGAAGTAAAAAGGTCAAGCTCCATTTCAGTTCGAACTTTAGATGTCGTAAAAAATTTGAGCAGAGATGAGGCTGAGTTGTTTTGCAAGCTCGCAAGTTATATTGTAGATGGTGCTTTTATCGTTTGTCCACCAAGGAACAGTGGAGTTGCGTACAAAAATATATATAGCGAGATCGCTAAGATGGTAGAGTGTGGAATTGTGGTTGATTCTACAGGGCAAGCTGAGTACGAATCGAACAAGAATTTGCTATTGACGAATAAGAAAGTAGCAGTGATGCATAAGTATTTTGTTGTAAATCATGATCCAAATAAAAAACTTGTTTTTATTGGCGCTGTTTTAACTAGAGCTGGGGTTGATTTATATAAAATAGCAGACTTTGATCCTATGCTAAAGTCGAATTTTAAAGACTTTTATGAATGCATAAATGACAATTCAACTGTCAAAATACATCCTGTTTTGCAGGGGGGGGGGGCTTAA
- the radA gene encoding DNA repair protein RadA has translation MKTKEIFRCSNCGARTPRWQGQCLQCKEWNTLEPVTVESKSSRPVGAAASTNAPRPLEDLKAENLQARPTGIEALDNLLGKGLVPGAAILLGGEPGIGKSTLLLQLAGTQAGRGNSAVYLSGEESLPQLKSRAKRLGLLGPGLMAVSTNKVEDALAVLDGPNPPELLIVDSVQTLASPLADGIPGSVSQVRAVSAELVEKTKKTGTTLILVGHVTKDGQIAGPKLLEHMVDTVLYLEGDRKHFSRILRVLKNRFGPSDELVVFVMEQEGLRVVEDPSTFFLGQRDPSLSGTAMAMAVDGQRPFAVEVQALVSKTFLTIPRRTALGFDTNRLNLLLAVLEKRLRLNLSGYDIYAKISGGLATRDPGLDLAVVAAVLSSFYDQPLPESSVFWGEIDLNGQVRPVSAHETRLKQAMRLGHDPTCHADTCATLADLQRTLFGKS, from the coding sequence ATGAAGACCAAGGAAATCTTTCGCTGCTCCAACTGCGGAGCGCGCACCCCGCGCTGGCAGGGCCAATGCCTTCAGTGCAAGGAATGGAACACGCTGGAGCCCGTGACCGTGGAGTCGAAATCCTCGCGTCCTGTGGGCGCGGCGGCCTCCACCAATGCCCCCCGCCCGCTTGAGGACCTCAAGGCCGAAAACCTTCAGGCCCGGCCCACGGGCATCGAGGCGCTGGACAATCTGCTGGGCAAGGGACTGGTTCCGGGCGCGGCCATTCTGCTGGGCGGCGAACCCGGCATCGGCAAGTCCACGCTTCTGCTGCAACTGGCCGGAACCCAGGCCGGACGCGGCAACAGCGCGGTCTATCTCTCGGGCGAGGAATCCCTGCCCCAGCTCAAATCGCGCGCCAAACGCCTTGGCCTGCTCGGTCCCGGGCTCATGGCAGTCTCCACCAACAAGGTCGAGGATGCGCTGGCCGTGCTGGACGGTCCCAATCCGCCGGAACTGCTCATCGTGGATTCGGTCCAGACTCTGGCTTCCCCGCTGGCCGACGGCATTCCCGGTTCGGTCAGTCAGGTGCGCGCCGTGTCCGCCGAACTGGTGGAAAAGACCAAGAAGACGGGCACCACCCTGATTCTGGTCGGCCATGTGACCAAGGACGGCCAGATTGCCGGGCCCAAGCTGCTGGAGCACATGGTGGACACCGTGCTGTATCTGGAGGGCGACCGAAAGCATTTCTCCCGCATCCTGCGCGTGCTCAAGAACCGGTTCGGCCCGAGCGACGAACTGGTCGTGTTCGTGATGGAGCAGGAGGGATTGCGCGTGGTGGAAGACCCGTCCACGTTCTTTCTGGGCCAGCGGGACCCCTCGCTTTCGGGCACGGCCATGGCCATGGCCGTGGATGGCCAACGCCCCTTTGCCGTGGAAGTGCAGGCCCTTGTCAGCAAGACGTTCCTGACCATTCCGCGCCGCACAGCCCTCGGGTTCGACACGAATCGGCTGAACCTGCTGCTGGCCGTGCTGGAAAAGCGGCTGCGCCTGAACCTGAGCGGCTACGACATCTACGCCAAGATTTCCGGCGGGCTGGCCACGCGCGACCCGGGCCTTGATCTGGCGGTTGTTGCGGCAGTGCTGTCGTCGTTCTACGACCAGCCCCTGCCCGAATCCTCGGTGTTCTGGGGAGAGATCGACCTCAACGGACAGGTCCGGCCCGTGTCGGCCCATGAAACGCGGCTCAAGCAGGCCATGCGCCTCGGGCACGATCCGACGTGCCATGCCGACACCTGCGCCACGCTGGCCGACCTGCAGCGCACCCTGTTCGGCAAGTCGTGA